From Microcystis aeruginosa NIES-2549, a single genomic window includes:
- a CDS encoding TauD/TfdA family dioxygenase: MSSILTLSPFTQSTATLKNHLKKNGFFVFDNPCGDRWLQGLEDITQATPVIQTNGEIIYPIKANPDAMGKSDAQSPGIGLLPHTEWSYKAIPPKYLCLRCKTPDRWGGGATTLVKFDDLMRHFTLEEQHFMAAQPQYFMSKDGKESCFAPIWQRDAEIIRFSYNVLVYREFSPDLSKPIASGLDSRLMALCGKFLALFEAHHVPLYLKAEQILIMDNYTCLHSRQSYIDPNRCLERVMFDVP, from the coding sequence ATGTCTTCAATTCTCACATTATCACCCTTCACTCAATCCACAGCTACCCTAAAAAACCACCTCAAAAAAAACGGTTTTTTTGTCTTCGATAACCCTTGCGGCGATCGCTGGTTGCAAGGTTTAGAGGATATTACCCAAGCAACCCCCGTTATCCAAACTAACGGAGAGATTATCTATCCTATCAAAGCAAATCCTGACGCTATGGGAAAAAGTGATGCACAATCCCCCGGAATTGGGCTTTTACCTCATACAGAATGGTCCTACAAAGCTATCCCTCCTAAATACCTCTGTTTGCGCTGTAAAACTCCGGATCGTTGGGGTGGGGGTGCGACGACTTTGGTTAAGTTTGATGACTTAATGCGTCATTTTACCCTTGAGGAACAACATTTTATGGCGGCTCAACCTCAATATTTTATGTCCAAAGACGGCAAAGAAAGCTGTTTTGCACCAATCTGGCAACGAGATGCCGAAATCATCCGCTTTAGCTATAATGTGCTGGTTTATCGGGAATTTAGCCCCGATCTTAGTAAACCGATCGCTTCTGGTCTAGATTCCCGTTTAATGGCTTTATGTGGCAAATTTTTGGCACTGTTTGAAGCCCATCACGTTCCGCTCTATTTAAAAGCAGAACAGATCCTGATCATGGATAATTATACTTGTCTCCATTCTCGCCAATCCTACATTGACCCCAATCGCTGTCTTGAAAGGGTAATGTTCGATGTTCCCTAA